One part of the Gammaproteobacteria bacterium genome encodes these proteins:
- the lpxA gene encoding acyl-ACP--UDP-N-acetylglucosamine O-acyltransferase, with protein sequence MIHPTAVVDPSARLMPGVSVGAYSIIGPEVEIGEGTWVGPHVVVNGPTRMGRDNRIYQFSSIGEQAQDKKYSGERTWLEIGDRNVIREYCTLNRGTAQDAGVTRLGDDNWLMAHVHVAHDCVVGSGTVFANGASLAGHVRVEDYAILGGFALVYQFCRVGAHSLCAFGSHVRKDVPPFVVVAGQPAEPHGLNTEGMRRRKVPQDTIAALRHAYKVLYRDGLTLEDARGQLAELAAATPDVARFLEFLQGESRHGIVR encoded by the coding sequence ATGATCCACCCGACGGCGGTCGTGGACCCCAGCGCCCGGCTGATGCCGGGCGTGAGCGTGGGGGCCTACAGCATCATCGGTCCTGAGGTCGAAATCGGGGAGGGGACCTGGGTCGGTCCCCACGTGGTCGTCAACGGCCCCACGCGGATGGGGCGCGACAACCGCATCTATCAATTCTCGTCCATCGGCGAGCAGGCGCAGGACAAGAAGTACTCGGGCGAGCGCACGTGGCTCGAGATCGGCGACCGCAACGTCATCCGCGAGTACTGCACCTTGAACCGGGGCACCGCGCAGGACGCGGGCGTCACCCGGCTCGGGGATGACAACTGGCTCATGGCCCACGTGCACGTCGCCCACGACTGCGTGGTCGGCTCGGGCACCGTCTTCGCGAACGGTGCGTCGCTCGCCGGGCACGTGCGGGTCGAGGACTACGCCATCCTCGGCGGGTTCGCCCTGGTCTACCAGTTCTGCCGCGTGGGGGCCCACAGCCTGTGCGCGTTCGGCAGCCACGTGCGCAAGGACGTGCCGCCCTTCGTGGTCGTGGCCGGCCAGCCGGCCGAGCCCCACGGGCTGAACACCGAGGGCATGCGGCGCCGGAAGGTGCCCCAGGACACCATCGCGGCGCTCCGCCACGCCTACAAGGTCCTCTATCGCGACGGCCTCACGCTGGAGGATGCCCGCGGCCAACTGGCGGAGCTCGCGGCGGCGACTCCCGACGTGGCCCGCTTCCTCGAGTTCCTGCAGGGGGAAAGCCGCCACGGGATCGTCCGCTGA
- the lpxB gene encoding lipid-A-disaccharide synthase, producing the protein MPAANWRSSRRRLPTWPASSSSCRGKAATGSSAEAGTVSGGAPPRLGLVAGELSGDLIGAGLLGALARRLPSLRCEGIAGPRLLAAGCQGLYPMERLSVVGLAEVVRRVPELLRVRRRLLARWAASPPGVFVGVDAPDFNLGLERQLRARGVPTVHYVSPSVWAWRRYRVRKLARAVDRLLVLFPFEADFYERHGVPVRLVGHPLADQIPMEPDAARARRELGLPAGGEWVALLPGSRPGEVARLSAPLLGAAAWLRARRPGLGFLVPAASPETRVLFEAEWRRAGADLPLRVFDGLGRTVMAAADVVLLASGTAALEALLLKRPMVVTYHVHPLTYALARRLVRVAHVSLPNLLAGRALVPELLQDRATPERLGAAVLSFLEDPGARASLQETFRALHRTLRLGADDRAAEAVLELLGQG; encoded by the coding sequence ATGCCCGCGGCCAACTGGCGGAGCTCGCGGCGGCGACTCCCGACGTGGCCCGCTTCCTCGAGTTCCTGCAGGGGGAAAGCCGCCACGGGATCGTCCGCTGAGGCGGGGACCGTCTCGGGGGGTGCGCCCCCCCGGCTCGGCCTCGTCGCGGGCGAGCTGTCCGGCGACCTGATCGGGGCGGGGCTGTTGGGCGCGCTCGCGCGGCGGCTCCCGAGCCTTCGCTGCGAGGGGATCGCGGGGCCGCGGCTGCTGGCCGCGGGCTGCCAGGGCCTCTACCCCATGGAGCGGCTCTCGGTCGTGGGCCTGGCGGAGGTGGTCCGCCGCGTTCCGGAGCTTCTCAGGGTGCGCCGGCGCCTCCTCGCGCGCTGGGCCGCGAGTCCCCCCGGGGTCTTCGTCGGGGTCGACGCCCCGGACTTCAACCTGGGGCTGGAACGCCAGCTGCGCGCACGGGGTGTGCCCACCGTTCACTACGTCAGTCCCTCCGTCTGGGCGTGGCGGCGCTATCGGGTGCGCAAGCTGGCCCGCGCGGTGGACCGGCTGCTGGTCCTGTTCCCCTTCGAGGCCGACTTCTACGAGCGCCACGGGGTGCCGGTGCGCCTGGTGGGTCACCCGCTGGCGGACCAGATCCCCATGGAGCCGGACGCCGCCCGGGCGCGCCGGGAGCTCGGGCTGCCGGCCGGTGGTGAATGGGTCGCCCTGCTGCCCGGGAGCCGGCCGGGGGAGGTCGCGCGGCTCTCGGCACCGCTCCTCGGTGCTGCAGCCTGGCTGCGCGCCCGGCGCCCTGGGCTTGGTTTCCTGGTGCCTGCGGCGAGCCCGGAGACCCGGGTGCTCTTCGAGGCCGAGTGGCGCCGGGCGGGGGCGGACCTGCCCCTGCGGGTATTCGACGGCCTCGGCCGTACCGTCATGGCGGCGGCCGACGTGGTCCTGCTGGCGTCCGGCACCGCGGCCCTGGAGGCGCTCCTCCTCAAGCGGCCCATGGTCGTCACCTACCACGTGCACCCGCTGACCTACGCCCTGGCCCGGCGCCTGGTTCGGGTGGCGCACGTCTCGCTGCCGAACCTGTTGGCCGGCCGGGCGCTGGTGCCGGAGCTCCTCCAGGACCGGGCGACCCCCGAGCGGTTGGGGGCGGCCGTTCTCTCCTTCCTGGAGGACCCCGGGGCGAGGGCTAGCCTGCAGGAAACGTTTCGGGCGCTGCACCGCACCCTGCGCCTCGGCGCCGACGACCGGGCGGCGGAGGCGGTGCTCGAGCTCCTCGGGCAGGGGTGA
- the rnhB gene encoding ribonuclease HII, with the protein MGGTVLVAGVDEVGRGPLAGPVVTAAVILDPARPIAGLRDSKTLAPARREALALLVRERALAWALGRAEVEEIDRWNILRATLLAMERAVLALPVAPDRVLVDGNRCPRVPYPVEAIVGGDGLVEAISAASIVAKVARDAEMVELEARYPGYGLAGHKGYPTREHLEALARLGPAPVHRRSFGPVARAARTV; encoded by the coding sequence GTGGGGGGGACGGTTCTCGTGGCCGGGGTCGACGAGGTGGGAAGGGGCCCGCTCGCGGGGCCCGTCGTCACCGCCGCCGTCATCCTCGACCCGGCCCGCCCCATCGCAGGGCTGCGCGACTCCAAGACCCTCGCACCGGCCCGCCGGGAGGCCCTGGCGCTCCTCGTTCGCGAGCGGGCGCTCGCCTGGGCGCTCGGGCGGGCAGAGGTCGAGGAGATCGACCGCTGGAACATCCTGCGGGCCACTCTGCTCGCCATGGAGCGCGCCGTACTGGCCCTGCCGGTCGCCCCGGACAGGGTGCTCGTGGACGGCAACCGCTGCCCCCGGGTGCCGTACCCCGTCGAGGCGATCGTCGGGGGCGACGGGCTGGTCGAGGCCATCAGCGCCGCGTCGATCGTGGCCAAGGTCGCCCGGGACGCGGAGATGGTCGAGCTCGAGGCCCGTTACCCGGGCTATGGGCTGGCGGGGCACAAGGGTTATCCGACCCGGGAGCACCTGGAGGCCCTCGCCCGGCTCGGCCCCGCGCCGGTCCACCGCCGCTCCTTCGGTCCCGTGGCCAGGGCGGCACGCACCGTCTGA
- the dnaE gene encoding DNA polymerase III subunit alpha produces the protein MSARFVHLRVHTEYSLVDGLIRVPELVKAVRAAGMPAVAVTDQSNLFGMVKFYRAALAAGVKPVVGVDLWLENPADRAQPHRMVLLCQDARGYRNLTEIISRSYVEGQVGGVATVQRRWLEDASEGLIALSGGAAGDVGHALAAGREEEAGRLVEDWLRVFPNRYYLEVERTGRDGEEDSLQATVGLALARGVPVVATNDVRFIAPEDFEAHEARVCIHDGRTLDDPHRARRYSAQQYLRSASEMQVLFADLPEALENSVEIARRCNLELALGKTSLPAFPVPPGEGEQEYFARQAREGLERRLAALFPEEQGRAAGRAPYDARLQEELGVIARMGFAGYFLIVADFIRWARENDIPVGPGRGSGAGSLVAYCLGITDLDPLAYDLLFERFLNPERVSMPDFDVDFCMEGRDRVIEYVAERYGRERVSQIITHGSMAAKAVVRDVGRVLGYPYGFCDRIAKLIPFDLKMTLDKALEDEEELRRRYEQEEDVRALIDLAKKLEGLARNAGKHAGGVVIAPSVLTDFTPLYCEQGSSAIVTQLDKDDVEAMGLVKFDFLGLRTLTIIDWAVKTVNARRLAQGEGPIDISRIPIDDRPTFELIKRAATTAVFQLESRGMKDLVRRLQPDCFEDIIALVALFRPGPLQSGMVEDFIARKHGKARVEYPHPDLAPILKPTYGVILYQEQVMQIARVLAGYTLGGADLLRRAMGKKKAEEMAKQRAVFLEGARARGVAGETAAYIFDLMEKFAGYGFNKSHSAAYALVAYQTAWLKARYPAAFMAATLSADMDRTDKVVGLIDECRRMGLAVLPPEVNGCEYRFTVADDRTVRYGLGAIKGVGQGAVEGIAAERVAHGPYRDLSDFCGRSDMKRLNRRTLEALIRAGAMDGLGANRASLTASLPRALQAAARAGEASAAGQTDLFGGGGGQGPAAAAEVMLEVPEWPEDRRLEGEKETLGLYLTGHPIERYAQELGQFVSGRIADLAPGQGGTVLVAGLCTEVRAINSRRGRMAVATLDDRSGRLDLVVYSELFTQCREVLGPDRVLVAEGELTLDERTGGASLIATRVQDLDQARALYGKRLLIQLDAGPSSEGILAGLAPVLRPFQEGPTPVYIEYRRPDASARLRLGEEWRVSPTEKLLRSLGELAGPDRVRIEY, from the coding sequence ATGTCCGCCCGATTCGTCCATCTTCGCGTCCACACCGAGTATTCCCTGGTCGACGGCCTGATCCGGGTGCCGGAGCTCGTCAAGGCGGTGCGGGCGGCGGGGATGCCCGCGGTGGCCGTCACCGACCAGAGCAACCTGTTCGGGATGGTCAAGTTCTACCGGGCGGCCCTCGCCGCCGGGGTGAAACCCGTCGTCGGGGTGGACCTCTGGCTGGAGAACCCCGCGGATCGGGCCCAGCCGCACCGGATGGTCCTGCTCTGCCAGGACGCCCGCGGCTACCGCAACCTCACCGAGATCATCTCGCGCAGTTACGTGGAGGGGCAGGTGGGCGGGGTGGCCACTGTCCAGCGCCGGTGGCTCGAGGACGCCAGCGAGGGCCTGATCGCGCTCTCGGGGGGCGCGGCGGGTGACGTGGGTCACGCCCTGGCGGCGGGGCGGGAGGAGGAGGCGGGGCGTCTGGTCGAGGACTGGCTGCGGGTCTTCCCCAATCGCTACTACCTGGAGGTGGAGCGGACCGGCCGCGACGGGGAGGAGGATTCCCTGCAGGCCACGGTGGGCCTTGCCCTGGCCCGGGGCGTGCCGGTGGTCGCCACGAACGACGTCCGGTTCATCGCCCCGGAGGATTTCGAGGCGCACGAGGCGCGGGTCTGCATCCACGACGGGCGTACCCTCGACGACCCGCACCGGGCGCGCCGTTACAGCGCCCAGCAGTATCTGCGCTCCGCGTCGGAGATGCAGGTGCTGTTCGCCGACCTGCCCGAGGCGCTGGAGAACAGCGTCGAGATCGCGCGCCGCTGCAATCTGGAGCTCGCGCTCGGAAAGACCTCGCTGCCCGCTTTCCCGGTCCCGCCCGGAGAGGGCGAGCAGGAGTACTTCGCGCGCCAGGCGCGCGAGGGGCTCGAGCGGCGCCTGGCGGCCCTCTTCCCCGAGGAGCAGGGGCGCGCCGCAGGCCGGGCGCCCTACGACGCGCGCTTGCAGGAGGAGCTCGGCGTCATCGCCCGCATGGGCTTCGCGGGCTACTTCCTCATCGTGGCCGACTTCATCCGCTGGGCCCGCGAGAACGACATCCCCGTCGGGCCCGGGCGCGGTTCCGGGGCCGGCTCGCTGGTCGCGTATTGCCTCGGGATCACCGACCTCGACCCGCTCGCCTACGACCTGCTGTTCGAGCGTTTCCTGAACCCCGAGCGCGTCTCCATGCCCGACTTCGACGTCGACTTCTGCATGGAGGGGCGGGACCGGGTGATCGAGTACGTGGCCGAGCGCTACGGCCGCGAGCGCGTCTCCCAGATCATCACCCACGGCAGCATGGCCGCGAAGGCGGTCGTGCGGGACGTGGGGCGGGTGCTGGGGTACCCCTACGGCTTCTGCGACCGCATCGCGAAGCTCATCCCCTTCGACCTGAAGATGACGCTCGACAAGGCCCTCGAGGACGAGGAGGAGCTGCGCCGGCGCTACGAGCAGGAGGAGGACGTGCGCGCCCTCATCGACCTCGCGAAGAAGCTCGAGGGGCTGGCGCGCAACGCGGGCAAGCACGCGGGCGGCGTGGTGATTGCGCCCTCGGTGCTCACCGACTTCACCCCGCTCTACTGCGAGCAGGGCTCGAGCGCGATCGTCACCCAGCTCGACAAGGACGACGTCGAAGCGATGGGGCTGGTGAAGTTCGACTTCCTCGGACTGCGCACCCTGACCATCATCGACTGGGCCGTGAAGACGGTGAATGCCCGGCGTCTGGCGCAGGGCGAGGGGCCCATCGACATCTCCCGGATCCCCATCGACGACCGGCCGACCTTCGAGCTCATCAAGCGCGCGGCGACGACGGCCGTCTTCCAGCTCGAGTCGCGCGGCATGAAGGACCTGGTCCGCAGGCTCCAGCCCGACTGTTTCGAGGACATCATCGCGCTGGTCGCCCTGTTCCGCCCGGGCCCCCTCCAGTCGGGGATGGTGGAGGACTTCATCGCCCGCAAGCACGGCAAAGCCCGGGTGGAATACCCGCACCCCGACCTCGCGCCCATCCTGAAGCCCACCTACGGCGTCATCCTCTACCAGGAGCAGGTGATGCAGATCGCCCGGGTCCTGGCTGGCTACACCCTCGGCGGGGCCGACCTGCTGCGCCGGGCGATGGGCAAGAAGAAGGCGGAGGAGATGGCCAAGCAGAGGGCGGTGTTCCTCGAGGGTGCCCGGGCGAGGGGCGTCGCCGGGGAGACCGCGGCCTATATCTTCGACCTGATGGAGAAGTTCGCGGGCTACGGGTTCAACAAGTCGCACTCGGCGGCGTACGCCCTGGTTGCCTACCAGACCGCCTGGCTCAAGGCCCGCTATCCCGCCGCCTTCATGGCCGCGACGCTCTCGGCGGACATGGACCGCACCGACAAGGTCGTGGGGCTCATCGACGAGTGCCGCCGGATGGGGCTCGCGGTGCTGCCCCCCGAGGTGAACGGCTGCGAATACCGCTTCACGGTCGCCGACGACCGGACCGTGCGCTACGGGCTGGGGGCCATCAAGGGCGTCGGTCAGGGCGCGGTGGAGGGGATCGCCGCCGAGCGCGTGGCCCACGGGCCGTATCGCGACCTGAGCGACTTCTGCGGGCGCTCGGACATGAAGCGCCTGAACCGGCGCACGCTGGAGGCCTTGATCCGCGCCGGGGCCATGGACGGGCTCGGGGCCAACCGCGCCTCCCTGACGGCCTCACTGCCCCGCGCGCTGCAGGCGGCGGCCCGCGCCGGTGAGGCGAGCGCCGCGGGCCAGACCGACCTCTTCGGCGGGGGCGGCGGGCAGGGGCCCGCGGCAGCGGCAGAGGTCATGCTGGAGGTTCCCGAGTGGCCGGAGGACCGGCGGCTCGAGGGCGAGAAGGAGACCCTGGGGCTCTACCTCACGGGCCACCCCATCGAGCGCTACGCCCAGGAGCTCGGCCAGTTCGTGTCCGGGCGCATCGCCGACCTGGCCCCCGGACAGGGGGGCACGGTGCTGGTGGCGGGGCTCTGCACCGAGGTCCGGGCCATCAACAGCCGGCGGGGGCGGATGGCGGTGGCGACCCTCGACGACCGCAGCGGGCGCCTCGACCTGGTGGTGTACTCCGAGCTCTTCACCCAGTGCCGCGAGGTCCTGGGGCCCGACCGGGTGCTGGTCGCCGAGGGCGAGCTGACACTGGACGAGCGCACCGGGGGGGCCTCCCTCATCGCGACCCGAGTTCAGGACCTGGACCAGGCCCGGGCCCTCTACGGAAAGCGCCTCCTCATCCAGCTCGACGCAGGGCCCTCCAGCGAGGGGATCCTCGCCGGGCTCGCCCCCGTGCTGAGGCCGTTCCAGGAGGGGCCGACGCCGGTGTACATCGAATACCGGCGCCCCGACGCGTCGGCCCGCCTGCGCCTCGGCGAGGAGTGGCGGGTGAGTCCGACGGAGAAGCTCCTGCGGAGCCTCGGGGAGCTGGCGGGGCCGGACCGGGTGCGCATCGAGTACTGA
- the accA gene encoding acetyl-CoA carboxylase carboxyl transferase subunit alpha, which translates to MNLNFLDFEQPIAELEAKIEELRYVGKDAELNISDEVARLKKKSDDLTRSIFSSLSPWQVSQLARHPQRPYTLDYLDRIFTDWQELRGDRAFADDPAIVGGLARLDKQPVVVIGHQKGRDTKEKIHRNFGMPRPEGYRKALRLMQMAERFRLPLITFIDTPGAYPGVGAEERGQSEAIARNLFVMSELRTPVLCTVIGEGGSGGALAIGVGDRVLMMQYATYSVISPEGCASILWKSAEKAPDAAEALGITSARLLELGLVDGVIEEPLGGAHRDVGAMATALRNRLIQELDLLNAVPLHDLVESRYRRLRQYGAYQG; encoded by the coding sequence ATGAACCTGAACTTTCTCGACTTCGAGCAGCCCATCGCCGAGCTCGAGGCGAAGATCGAGGAGCTGCGCTACGTCGGCAAGGACGCGGAGCTCAACATCTCCGACGAGGTCGCGCGGCTCAAGAAGAAGAGCGACGACCTTACCCGGTCGATCTTCTCGTCGCTCTCGCCCTGGCAGGTCTCCCAGCTCGCGCGCCACCCCCAGCGCCCCTACACGCTGGACTACCTGGACCGGATCTTCACCGATTGGCAGGAGCTGCGCGGGGATCGGGCCTTCGCCGACGACCCGGCGATCGTCGGAGGGCTCGCCCGTCTCGACAAACAGCCCGTCGTGGTGATCGGGCACCAGAAGGGGCGCGACACGAAGGAGAAGATCCACCGCAACTTCGGCATGCCGCGCCCCGAGGGCTATCGCAAGGCACTGCGCCTGATGCAGATGGCGGAGCGCTTCCGCCTGCCGCTCATCACCTTCATCGACACGCCGGGCGCCTACCCGGGCGTGGGCGCCGAGGAGCGCGGCCAGAGCGAGGCCATCGCCCGGAACCTGTTCGTCATGTCGGAGCTGCGCACGCCCGTGCTTTGCACGGTCATCGGGGAGGGGGGGTCCGGGGGCGCGCTGGCCATCGGGGTCGGGGACCGGGTGCTGATGATGCAGTACGCGACGTACTCGGTGATCTCGCCGGAGGGCTGTGCCTCCATCCTCTGGAAGAGCGCGGAGAAGGCGCCCGATGCCGCCGAAGCCCTGGGGATCACCTCGGCCCGGCTGCTGGAGCTCGGTCTCGTGGACGGGGTGATCGAGGAGCCCCTCGGGGGGGCACACCGGGACGTGGGCGCGATGGCCACGGCCCTGCGCAACCGCCTGATCCAGGAGCTCGACCTCCTGAACGCCGTGCCGCTGCACGACCTCGTGGAGAGCCGCTACCGCCGGCTGAGGCAGTACGGGGCCTACCAGGGGTGA
- a CDS encoding alpha-D-glucose phosphate-specific phosphoglucomutase, producing the protein MDIRTVPTRPFPGQRPGTSGLRKKVEVFRQPHYLENFVQSVFDSLEGLRGKTLVLGGDGRYLNREAIQTIVRLAAANGVGRLVIGRDGIFSTPAASAEIRERKAFGGIILSASHNPGGPDGDFGIKYNIENGGPAPEKYTEAFYRRSQAIGDYRIADAPAVDLGRLGDTQLGGLTVEVVDPVATYAGLMETLFDFERVRSALGSGALSVLFDAMHAVTGPYATEILERRLGAPAGSVVNGIPREDFGGGHPDPNLVYAAELVRSMNGPGAPHLGAASDGDGDRNMILGRGFFVTPSDSLAVMAANAHHLPGYRAGLSGVARSMPTSAAVDRVAERLGIPAYETPTGWKFFGNLLDAGRVTLCGEESFGTGSDHVREKDGLWAVLFWLNLLAVRGESVESIVRSHWRAYGRNYYSRHDYEGIDPERAEGLMRDLRGRLPALPAEGLGGRPVQYADDFAYTDPVDGSVSERQGIRIGFRDGSRIVFRLSGTGTEGATLRVYLERYEPDPARQNLDTQEALSDLVAAAEAVAGIRERTDREAPTVIT; encoded by the coding sequence ATGGACATCCGCACGGTGCCGACCCGGCCCTTTCCGGGGCAGCGCCCGGGAACGTCGGGCCTGCGCAAGAAGGTCGAGGTCTTCCGCCAACCCCATTATCTCGAGAACTTCGTTCAATCGGTCTTCGACTCCCTCGAGGGGTTGCGGGGCAAGACCCTGGTGCTGGGCGGGGACGGGCGATACCTCAACCGCGAGGCGATCCAGACCATCGTCCGGCTGGCGGCCGCCAACGGCGTGGGACGCCTGGTCATCGGGCGCGACGGGATCTTCTCCACGCCCGCCGCGTCCGCGGAGATCCGCGAGCGCAAGGCCTTCGGCGGGATCATCCTCTCCGCGAGCCACAACCCGGGCGGTCCGGACGGGGATTTCGGGATCAAGTACAACATCGAGAACGGCGGGCCCGCCCCGGAGAAATACACCGAGGCCTTCTACCGGCGCTCCCAGGCGATCGGCGACTACCGGATCGCGGATGCGCCGGCGGTGGACCTGGGGCGCCTCGGGGACACGCAGCTCGGCGGCCTGACCGTGGAGGTCGTCGACCCGGTGGCGACCTACGCCGGGCTCATGGAGACGCTGTTCGACTTCGAGCGGGTCCGCTCCGCGCTCGGCTCGGGAGCGCTGTCGGTCCTCTTCGACGCGATGCACGCGGTGACCGGACCCTACGCGACGGAGATCCTCGAGAGGCGCCTCGGAGCGCCGGCGGGCAGTGTGGTGAACGGCATTCCCCGGGAGGACTTCGGCGGAGGACACCCCGACCCGAACCTCGTGTACGCCGCGGAGCTGGTGCGGTCCATGAACGGGCCGGGCGCCCCCCACCTCGGGGCGGCCTCGGACGGCGACGGCGACCGCAACATGATCCTGGGGCGGGGCTTCTTCGTCACCCCGAGCGACAGCCTCGCGGTGATGGCGGCCAACGCCCACCACCTGCCCGGGTACCGGGCGGGGCTGAGCGGGGTGGCCCGCTCGATGCCCACCAGCGCCGCGGTCGACCGGGTGGCCGAACGGCTCGGGATCCCGGCCTACGAGACCCCCACCGGCTGGAAGTTCTTCGGCAACCTGCTGGACGCCGGGCGGGTCACCCTGTGCGGCGAGGAGAGCTTCGGCACCGGCTCGGACCACGTCCGGGAGAAGGACGGACTCTGGGCGGTGCTCTTCTGGCTGAACCTCCTGGCCGTGCGCGGGGAGTCGGTGGAGTCCATCGTCCGCTCCCACTGGCGCGCCTACGGGCGCAATTACTATTCGCGCCACGACTACGAGGGGATCGACCCGGAGCGCGCCGAGGGGTTGATGCGGGACCTGCGCGGGAGGCTCCCGGCGCTGCCCGCCGAGGGTCTCGGGGGCCGCCCCGTGCAGTACGCGGACGACTTCGCGTACACCGACCCCGTGGACGGCAGCGTGAGCGAGCGCCAGGGCATCCGCATCGGTTTCCGGGACGGGTCGCGCATCGTGTTCCGGCTCTCCGGAACCGGCACCGAGGGTGCCACCCTGCGGGTGTACCTGGAACGCTACGAGCCCGACCCCGCCAGGCAGAACCTGGACACCCAGGAGGCGCTCTCGGACCTCGTCGCCGCGGCGGAGGCCGTCGCGGGCATCCGCGAGCGGACCGACCGCGAGGCGCCAACGGTCATCACCTAG
- the tilS gene encoding tRNA lysidine(34) synthetase TilS, protein MVCPLCGVRRGSGYCNRNGLGRATGACCQGRGAVRFHGIDAGGGRVAGRELSCVALARVLAELPPAPRYRVAFSGGLDSAVLLHALAEVRGDLPGPLEALHVNHGLHRDAGRWAEHCRRVCAGLGVPCRVVAVPDAVGSAGESPEAAARAARYRAFAEGLEAGDAVLTAHHRDDQAETLLLHLLRGSGPRGLSAMPVRRPLGAGWLVRPLLGWPRSALRAWAEARGLAWLEDPSNRDERFERNFLRWRVLPLLETRWPGAAGVLARDALLQAEAASVLEDLARGDAQAARGPGAGTLSVRALLELSPARRVEALREWLRQRGLPPPGSAHLDHVVRDVLGARWDAEARVAWPGVEVWRYRDTLAALPPAPVVSAAQVWDWRPPAPLALPAGTLSATVTVGEGLAAARLADGPLQVRLRTGGERCRLPRRGHTSALKKLLQAHGVPPWVRSCLPLVYRGEELLAVADLWVCEPWAAGPGEAGWALRWQRPAGWP, encoded by the coding sequence ATGGTGTGCCCCCTGTGCGGCGTCCGCCGCGGCTCGGGTTACTGTAACCGTAACGGACTCGGCCGGGCCACCGGGGCGTGCTGCCAGGGGAGGGGTGCGGTGCGGTTCCACGGTATCGACGCAGGGGGAGGCAGGGTGGCGGGCAGAGAGCTCTCGTGTGTCGCGTTGGCCCGGGTCCTCGCGGAGTTGCCGCCGGCCCCGCGCTACCGGGTGGCGTTCAGCGGGGGGCTCGATTCCGCCGTCCTCCTCCACGCCCTGGCCGAGGTGCGCGGGGACCTCCCGGGGCCGCTCGAGGCCCTGCACGTGAACCACGGTCTGCACCGGGACGCGGGGCGCTGGGCGGAGCACTGCCGGCGGGTCTGTGCCGGGCTCGGGGTCCCCTGCCGGGTGGTGGCGGTGCCGGATGCCGTGGGCTCGGCCGGCGAGAGCCCGGAGGCGGCCGCGCGCGCCGCGCGCTACCGGGCCTTCGCCGAGGGGCTCGAAGCGGGCGACGCGGTGCTGACCGCCCACCACCGGGACGACCAGGCAGAGACCCTGCTCCTGCATCTCCTGAGGGGGAGCGGGCCCCGGGGGCTGTCCGCGATGCCGGTGCGCCGTCCGCTCGGTGCAGGCTGGCTGGTGCGCCCCCTCCTCGGATGGCCACGGTCGGCCCTGCGGGCCTGGGCCGAGGCCCGGGGCCTCGCCTGGCTCGAGGACCCCAGCAACCGGGACGAGCGCTTCGAGCGCAATTTCCTGCGCTGGCGGGTGCTGCCGCTGCTCGAGACCCGTTGGCCCGGTGCCGCAGGGGTCCTGGCCCGGGACGCCCTGCTGCAGGCCGAGGCGGCCTCGGTCCTCGAGGACCTGGCGCGGGGCGACGCGCAGGCTGCCCGCGGTCCCGGTGCGGGGACGTTGTCCGTGCGGGCCCTGCTCGAGCTTTCGCCGGCCCGACGGGTCGAGGCCTTGCGGGAGTGGTTGCGCCAGCGGGGCCTGCCGCCGCCCGGGAGCGCGCACCTGGACCACGTCGTCCGCGACGTGCTGGGCGCCCGGTGGGACGCCGAGGCCCGGGTCGCCTGGCCCGGCGTCGAGGTCTGGCGTTACCGGGACACGCTCGCGGCGCTGCCCCCGGCGCCGGTGGTCTCCGCGGCGCAGGTCTGGGACTGGCGGCCGCCGGCCCCGCTCGCGCTTCCGGCCGGCACGCTCAGCGCGACGGTGACCGTGGGCGAGGGGCTCGCCGCCGCGCGCCTCGCGGACGGCCCGCTGCAGGTCCGGCTGCGCACGGGCGGGGAACGCTGCCGCCTCCCGCGCCGGGGCCACACGAGCGCCCTGAAGAAACTGCTGCAGGCCCACGGTGTCCCACCTTGGGTACGGTCCTGTCTGCCGCTCGTCTACCGGGGTGAAGAGTTGCTGGCCGTCGCCGATCTCTGGGTGTGCGAGCCCTGGGCCGCCGGTCCTGGTGAGGCCGGGTGGGCCCTGCGCTGGCAACGTCCGGCGGGCTGGCCGTGA